One region of Strigops habroptila isolate Jane chromosome 11, bStrHab1.2.pri, whole genome shotgun sequence genomic DNA includes:
- the PISD gene encoding phosphatidylserine decarboxylase proenzyme, mitochondrial isoform X3, translating into MCQSNTLQGPDLHTGKWLQFPQLALRRRLGQLSCMSRPALKLRSWPLTILYYLLPFGALKPLTRVGWRPVSRVALYKSVPTRLLSRAWGRLNQVELPTWLRKPVYSLYIWTFGVNMKEAAVEDLHHYRNLSEFFRRKLKPQARPVCCVHSVISPSDGKILNFGQVKNCEVEQVKGVTYSLESFLGPRVSTEELHFSQAPPGNSFQQQLVTKEGNELYHCVIYLAPGDYHCFHSPTDWRVSHRRHFPGSLMSVNPGVARWIKELFCHNERVVLTGDWKHGFFSLTAVGATNVGSIRIYFDQDLHTNSPSYSKGSYNDFSFISNNNKEGIPMRKGEHLGEFNLGSTIVLIFEAPKDFKFHLKAGQKIRFGEALGSL; encoded by the exons GTTGCAATTCCCCCAGCTGGCCCTGAGGCGAAGGTTGGGCCAGCTGAGCTGTATGTCTAGGCCTGCTCTGAAACTCCGTTCTTGGCCTCTGACTATTCTCTATTATCTTCTGCCTTTCGGTGCTCTTAAGCCCTTGACCAGAGTGGGATGGAGGCCTGTGAGCAGG GTTGCTCTGTACAAATCGGTTCCGACTCGCCTGCTCTCGCGAGCCTGGGGTCGCCTGAACCAGGTGGAGCTGCCGACATGGCTCCGGAAGCCTGTTTACAGCCTGTACATCTGGACGTTTGGAGTGAACATGAAGGAGGCAGCTGTTGAAGATCTGCATCACTACAGAAACCTCAGCGAGTTCTTCCGCAGGAAGCTGAAACCACAAGCGCGGCCAGTCTGCTGTGTGCACAGTGTG ATCAGTCCCTCTGATGGAAAGATTCTTAATTTTGGACAAGTAAAAAACTGTGAAGTGGAGCAAGTAAAAGGGGTTACTTATTCTCTGGAATCTTTCTTGGGACCTCGTGTCTCTACAGAAGAACTGCATTTTAGCCAGG CCCCACCTGGTAACTCTTTTCAGCAACAACTAGTCACAAAGGAGGGGAATGAGCTCTACCACTGTGTAATTTACCTTGCACCGGGGGATTATCACTGCTTCCACTCCCCCACTGACTGGAGAGTGTCACACCGGCGCCATTTCCCAG GCTCTCTGATGTCTGTGAATCCTGGAGTTGCTCGCTGGATCAAGGAGTTGTTCTGCCACAATGAACGGGTTGTCCTTACAGGTGACTGGAAACATGGCTTCTTCTCTTTAACAGCTGTAGGAGCAACAAATGTGGGCTCTATTCGCATCTACTTTGACCAG GACTTGCATACCAACAGTCCATCTTACTCTAAAGGTTCCTACAATGACTTCAGCTTCATATCCAACAACAACAAGGAAGGGATCCCCATGAGGAAGGGGGAACATTTAGGGGAATTTAACTTAGGGTCTACAATTGTACTTATCTTTGAGGCACCCAAAGACTTCAAATTCCACCTCAAAGCTGGACAGAAAATCCGCTTTGGAGAAGCATTGGGCTCTCTCTAG